In Phlebotomus papatasi isolate M1 chromosome 1, Ppap_2.1, whole genome shotgun sequence, the following proteins share a genomic window:
- the LOC129799551 gene encoding TATA box-binding protein-associated factor RNA polymerase I subunit B, protein MVFRGKCEVCSGTNFNVEDGYYYCTECNTQNRTVMEMECDAFDLTMGDEKIKVRGVKLQAEKEAKVELTSWEEYNYIMLGLVNEALALGAPPELKKVVFQLWSRYLQKVNAAFFSKSETALPKLPTNFFKKDACLLYNVSRKRRRSSSSVSTKSSKPPETRRALKIAKRKLHNALMKEQLALSSKTSQTTDSSTSNTNSTVSGGTVIPLAFTSLARKALKRRMPKGHIKKHAYDPEHLLTCHSKSPGRNTLNERLEKVSKNVLLSLLYIGLNLTGSEIQLGDILRLAREGHISVFRIDHFFPPNILKNLKRSSFINFQAKYSFPTHSYLRTVTGKLCKELGVKDLKKPDFVSLVRRYVREFCLPEEMGKYLGRLINFQPPEMNFNYTGMCPNYEARAIAYVIFMLKWLFGLDDTSEEKMSEASGQVNAKMRNFRRFMPDVFDFVEWMKYIEMRSVVLAEYHMPTSIATKIEGNAENTQKYLEYLNFCKRPGLTTQRSIANSIYNIFEKLSLLHGESDQSSGSKSFSFAPSLTPFRTYFDFLLNHHGENLEIPKFMEIDHSKRTIDPFFRPNRFRNLLIKHGINVCLRKCPESQEMITVQKTRPTSKTEDLLVSVEIVSADEDCDYEDFGNEPKEMPKKPARQIRKKIRKKIPEESAEPEEAENPSETLPEETVGPKSKGFRKFRKQVPEESAETPKEVEEPSLSSEILQEDNVEQQKTKGFKKFRKQIPEESAEPSEEAKQPSLTSEVLQEDNMDPGEEILEEPRRNLDQIFLFDDMSDSDDEIRPGPSVADQEMEFFKPHYQYWLHFIPHKPTDWNIRMETFQELLDKLPSSFTWLLRQCSVLTGIDQRTIYIELLTIEKQFTYVLESPDEMFSMVSHRSKEAKKQNASGCKLFLNFW, encoded by the exons ATGGTTTTCCGTGGAAAATGCGAAGTGTGCAGCGGCACCAATTTCAATGTAGAAGATGGTTATTACTATTGCACAGAATGCAATACCCAGAATCGCACGGTGATGGAAATGGAGTGCGATGCCTTCGATTTGACGATGGGAGATGAGAAAATCAAAGTTCGAGGTGTCAAGCTCCAAGCCGAAAAGGAAGCAAAGG TTGAATTAACTTCCTGGGAGGAATACAACTATATCATGCTGGGCCTGGTGAATGAAGCACTCGCTTTGGGAGCTCCTCCTGAGCTGAAGAAGGTAGTTTTCCAGCTATGGTCACGGTATCTACAGAAAGTTAATGCAGCATTCTTCTCAAAGTCTGAAACTGCACTTCCAAAGTTGCCCACGAATTTCTTCAAGAA AGATGCCTGTCTCTTGTACAATGTCAGCCGGAAACGACGCAGAAGTAGCTCATCTGTCTCCACGAAGAGTTCTAAACCACCCGAAACGAGAAGAGCTCTCAAAATTGCTAAGAGAAAGCTACACAATGCCCTGATGAAGGAGCAACTTGCTCTGAGTTCCAAGACTTCTCAAACTACTGACTCCAGCACTTCCAATACCAACAGCACCGTAAGTGGCGGTACTGTGATTCCTCTGGCATTTACATCGTTGGCCAGAAAAGCCCTGAAGAGGCGAATGCCCAAGGGGCACATCAAGAAGCATGCTTACGATCCTGAGCATCTTTTAACTTGTCATTCGAAGTCTCCTGGACGAAATACACTCAATGAGCGTCTGGAGAAAGTTTCTAAGAATGTCCTGCTGTCGTTACTGTACATTGGGCTGAATCTGACGGGGAGTGAGATTCAATTGGGTGATATACTGAGATTGGCTCGTGAGGGACATATTTCAGTTTTTCGTATTGATCATTTCTTTCCGCCGAACATTCTCAAGAATCTGAAGAGATCGAGCTTCATCAATTTCCAGGCTAAATACAGTTTTCCTACGCATTCGTACTTGAGGACTGTTACGGGGAAACTGTGCAAAGAGCTTGGGGTTAAGGATCTCAAGAAGCCGGATTTTGTGAGTCTGGTTAGGAGGTATGTCCGGGAATTTTGTCTTCCGGAAGAGATGGGGAAGTATTTGGGGCGATTGATCAATTTTCAGCCGCCGGAGATGAATTTTAACTATACGGGTATGTGTCCGAATTACGAAGCTCGTGCGATTGCGTATGTTATCTTCATGCTCAAGTGGCTTTTTGGGCTGGATGATACAAGTGAGGAGAAGATGTCCGAAGCATCTGGCCAGGTTAATGCGAAAATGAGGAATTTTAGGCGTTTTATGCCGGATGTCTTTGATTTTGTGGAATGGATGAAGTACATTGAAATGCGTTCGGTTGTTCTGGCGGAATATCACATGCCCACGAGCATTGCCACGAAGATTGAGGGAAATGCTGAGAATACCCAGAAATATCTGGAATATCTGAATTTCTGCAAAAGACCTGGACTGACTACACAGAGATCCATTGCAAATAGCATCtacaacatttttgaaaaactctCCCTGCTGCACGGTGAAAGTGATCAGAGTTCTGGGAGTAAGTCTTTTTCTTTTGCTCCCTCTCTGACTCCCTTTAGGACGTACTTTGACTTTCTGCTGAATCATCACGGGGAGAATTTGGAAATACCAAAATTCATGGAGATTGATCATTCAAAGCGAACTATTGATCCATTCTTCAGGCCAAATCGCTTCCGGAATTTATTGATCAAACATGGGATTAATGTTTGTCTCCGGAAATGTCCGGAAAGTCAGGAAATGATCACCGTGCAAAAGACAAGACCGACTAGTAAGACGGAAGATCTCCTGGTATCTGTGGAAATTGTCTCTGCCGATGAAGATTGCGATTATGAGGATTTTGGGAATGAGCCGAAGGAAATGCCCAAGAAGCCTGCAAGGCAAATTCGGAAAAAAATCCGGAAAAAGATTCCTGAGGAATCTGCTGAACCGGAGGAAGCAGAAAACCCATCAGAAACTCTCCCGGAAGAAACTGTGGGACCAAAAAGCAAAGGATTCAGAAAGTTCCGGAAACAGGTCCCAGAAGAATCTGCAGAAACGCCAAAGGAAGTTGAGGAACCGTCTTTGAGCTCAGAAATTCTCCAGGAGGACAATGTGGAACAACAGAAAACCAAAGGATTCAAAAAGTTCCGGAAACAGATCCCAGAGGAATCTGCAGAACCATCAGAGGAAGCCAAGCAACCATCTCTGACCTCAGAAGTGCTCCAAGAGGACAATATGGATCCCGGAGAAGAGATCTTAGAAGAACCAAGGCGCAATCTTGACCAAATATTCCTCTTTGATGACATGAGCGATTCAGATGATGAGATTCGTCCAGGTCCCAGTGTAGCTGACCAGGAAATGGAATTCTTCAAACCTCATTATCAGTATTGGCTTCATTTTATTCCCCATAAACCGACTGATTGGAATATCCGGATGGAAACCTTTCAGGAACTTCTGGACAAACTTCCGAGCTCCTTCACATGGCTCCTTCGTCAGTGTTCAGTTCTCACGGGAATTGACCAGAGGACAATCTACATCGAACTACTGACCATTGAGAAGCAATTTACGTATGTTCTGGAGTCTCCAGATGAGATGTTCAGTATGGTGTCACATCGTAGTAAAGAGGCAAAGAAACAAAATGCCAGTGGCTGCAAACTCTTCTTGAATTTCTGGTAA
- the LOC129799547 gene encoding uncharacterized protein LOC129799547 yields the protein MVDKFISMWKVRELADKVTNVVMNYTEIEGKVREATNDEPWGPTGPLMQELAHATFTYEHFPEVMSMLWKRMLQDNKQNWRRTYKSLLLLNYLVRNGSERVVTSAREHIYDLRSLENYSFMDENGKDQGINVRHKVRELIDFIQDDEKVREERKKAKKNKDKYIGMSSDAMGGRFGGYSDKYNDSRYDDRNWYSESSRGGGNHYEDEYPYDGEREDSDHESGYNSAKRYYDKERTSPSRTISSVATASTATSEVKKQSNPISVKSPTKPQPPKPVSKKIDMGAAANFGKNSELGINSPTHKSSHDEDLFSPNNNTAAAKSNDLLEDLFRTCPPVQGKGPSGEVSLEDDFNPRAEDNQEFGDFASAFGNESATAAAATAPAKKVDEFADFSAAFLGGTEVPAAAAPAPTVAGNANTLLLSTTPLASNNFGPSPTINMFGSAMPVQNPAPAQDLLSDFSGLQLNTTPLNVCGGGKSQWMRTFEDSLEKLSRKLETLERISTEREEMEVRELLRKILDMVPCGGNVQELMMRDNDGLRVIAEEEYGNLLGGLLRVFHQGNSNEDIEKFFLIHCNCDFVVESLEILLKGENLKVNLCLVGRILEQMMEDVDVLWTAFLDLSLQGGGQEGNPLEQLEKKSSMERFIQLLVSVPERLANCLEGKSVPDIFTREIWSQKLTVRILLGLYSVGKINFSEKREIFSTTFLALIFSRVIVDYNFEKRSAALVRSVRVLEAFAAENEFLKQTVRQFLGNLTRNATEIYAVIIFENEGNAKEVLGDILSHSEAWKFALLTKIPLLTFTKSSGTVRNLVRYLAWLSDRENEGYFLQDLLGKVLNSWSNKFSIENVSIDQHIFITKILILGIIQLKAMKKYKLKEDQKFLEQIKKKLYEGIPHHLQAMDANLRAVGMITAEMILNEIEDVDSESKLDFEVEKMGKVDVNLIKELRGLVDLATEDPSPSIDLAEMIMKIENGGEIPVKIKEKEPKKKIPEPEIQVKIPEIPDEDDLDSDDDLVPYDMSNDVPLKEAQAPKYLLDLEEGLTDAENVERFEQSLAVCSDLIYRQLPDNEVRLGINLLQTLLCLEDKTYCENFEENRFSGCLAICCVIPKEASEHICREFYTKQSNYSVSRRILMLEILAEASKELSKIQKTQSDPQQKDNLPKSEITRKFTVSEPDRMKEAREVIEKRILAKTRRFATKTQNVAASGTINRFAAVSGSFFWPLLHGFGRNQLILESKQGKLKQETDTVLLTAFIKTLSVLMMSSQNCPGAPKYAKELFALGAVLRFHTDAAVRLAVFQMIGSILMTLPGEMLKREFQDYLLELVNWLTERVGNNVVKKDPDEECKNLGRHLLVFCTNILKEFN from the exons ATGGTGGACAAATTTATAAGTATGTGGAAAGTGCGAGAACTCGCCGACAAAGT GACAAATGTCGTGATGAATTACACGGAAATCGAGGGGAAAGTGCGAGAGGCAACAAATGATGAACCATGGGGCCCCACGGGGCCTCTAATGCAGGAATTAGCCCACGCTACTTTCACCTACGAACATTTCCCGGAGGTGATGTCGATGCTCTGGAAGCGAATGCTGCAGGACAATAAACAGAACTGGCGGAGAACGTACAAG AGTCTCCTCCTGCTCAACTATCTCGTGCGAAATGGGTCTGAGCGAGTGGTGACGTCGGCCAGGGAACACATTTATGACTTGCGATCGCTAGAGAATTACTCATTTATGGATGAAAATGGGAAGGATCAGGGTATTAATGTGAGGCACAAGGTTCGTGAGCTCATTGACTTTATTCAGGACGATGAGAAAGTGCGCGAGGAGCGGAAGAAGGCAAAGAAGAATAAGGACAAGTACATTGGGATGAGTTCTGATGCCATGGGTGGACGATTCGGTGGCTACAGTGACAAATACAACGATTCACGATATGATGACAGAAATTGGT ATTCGGAATCTTCCAGAGGAGGGGGTAATCATTATGAAGACGAGTATCCTTATGATGGTGAAAGAGAGGATTCTGATCATGAATCCGGATACAATTCAGccaa aCGCTATTACGACAAGGAACGCACGAGTCCATCGCGTACGATTTCATCTGTGGCCACAGCGTCAACGGCAACGTCTGAGGTGAAGAAGCAATCAAATCCAATTTCTGTCAAGTCACCAACAAAGCCACAGCCACCGAAGCCCGTaagcaaaaaaattgatatgggAGCAGCggcaaattttggcaaaaattcagAATTGGGCATCAATTCGCCAACACACAAGTCCAGTCACGATGAAGATCTCTTCTCGCCTAACAATAACACCGCAGCTGCCAAGAGCAATGATCTGCTGGAGGATTTGTTCAGAACATGTCCACCGGTTCAGGGTAAGGGACCGAGTGGTGAAGTCAGCCTGGAGGATGACTTCAATCCACGAGCTGAGGACAATCAGGAGTTTGGAGACTTTGCTAGTGCTTTTGGCAACGAAAGTGCAACAGCAGCAGCCGCAACGGCACCGGCTAAGAAAGTGGATGAATTTGCGGATTTTTCAGCGGCTTTTCTGGGCGGTACCGAAGTTCCAGCAGCAGCAGCACCAGCGCCCACGGTGGCTGGGAATGCAAATACACTTCTTCTCAGCACAACTCCACTGGCTTCCAACAATTTCGGACCATCGCCCACGATCAACATGTTTGGTAGTGCAATGCCAGTTCAGAATCCAGCCCCGGCTCAGGATCTTCTGTCTGACTTCAGTGGACTGCAGCTGAACACAACGCCACTCAATG TTTGCGGAGGTGGAAAGAGTCAATGGATGAGAACATTTGAGGACAGTTTGGAGAAATTGTCGAGAAAACTGGAGACATTGGAGAGAATTTCCACAGAGAGGGAGGAAATGGAAGTGAGAGAATTGCTGAGAAAGATTCTGGATATGGTTCCTTGTGGAGGGAATGTTCAGGAGCTGATGATGAGAGATAATGATGGTTTGAGAGTAATTGCTGAGGAGGAATATGGAAATTTGTTGGGAGGTTTATTGAGAGTTTTCCATCAGGGAAATTCCAATGAggatattgagaaatttttcctcATTCATTGCAATTGTGATTTTGTTGTGGAATCCTTGGAGATTTTGCTGAAAGGGGAGAATTTAAAGGTGAATTTGTGCCTTGTTGGTAGGATTTTGGAGCAAATGATGGAAGATGTTGACGTACTTTGGACAGCTTTTTTGGATTTGAGTCTCCAAGGGGGTGGTCAGGAGGGAAATCCATTGGAGCAATTGGAAAAGAAATCCTCAATGGAGAGATTTATTCAATTATTGGTGAGTGTGCCAGAGAGATTGGCAAATTGCCTGGAGGGCAAAAGTGTCCCAGATATTTTTACACGAGAAATTTGGAGTCAAAAGTTGACAGTAAGAATTCTCCTGGGATTGTACTctgttggaaaaatcaattttagtgaGAAAAGGGAGATTTTTAGTACGACATTCTTGGCTTTAATATTTAGTAGGGTAATTGTGGATTATAATTTTGAGAAGAGATCTGCAGCTTTGGTTAGAAGTGTTCGAGTATTAGAGGCATTTGCGGcggaaaatgaatttttgaagcaaactgTGAGGCAATTTCTGGGCAATCTAACGAGAAATGCTACAGAAATCTATGCGGTGATTATTTTTGAGAATGAAGGGAATGCTAAGGAAGTCCTTGGGGATATTCTTAGTCATTCAGAGGCTTGGAAATTTGCTCTTTTGACCAAAATTCCCCTTTTAACATTCACAAAGTCTTCAGGAACTGTGAGGAATCTCGTGAGGTATCTTGCGTGGCTTTCTGATCGGGAAAATGAGGGGTACTTTCTGCAGGATTTGCTGGGAAAAGTCCTCAATTCCTGGTCAAATAAATTCAGTATTGAGAATGTTTCAATTGATCAGCATATTTTTATcacgaaaattttgattttggggATTATTCAGTTGAAAGCAATGAAGAAGTACAAGTTAAAAGAAGATCAAAAGTTCCTGGAGCAGATCAAGAAAAAGCTCTATGAAGGAATTCCTCATCATTTGCAAGCAATGGATGCAAATTTACGAGCTGTTGGAATGATCACAGCTGAGATGATCCTCAATGAGATCGAAGATGTGGATTCTGAGTCAAAATTGGATTTTGAAGTGGAAAAAATGGGAAAAGTTGATGTGAATTTGATAAAAGAACTCAGAGGATTGGTTGATCTTGCTACTGAAGATCCTTCCCCGTCCATTGATCTTGCAGAAATGATCATGAAGATCGAGAATGGGGGAGAAATACCCGTCAAGATCAAAGAGAAAGAACCTaagaagaaaattccagaacCTGAAATTCAGGTCAAAATTCCAGAAATTCCAGATGAAGATGATCTGGATTCTGATGATGATCTTGTTCCCTATGACATGAGCAATGATGTCCCTTTGAAAGAAGCTCAAGCTCCCAAGTATCTTCTGGATCTTGAGGAAGGTCTGACAGATGCAGAAAATGTCGAGAGATTTGAACAAAGTCTAGCAGTCTGTAGTGATTTAATCTATCGCCAGCTTCCGGACAATGAAGTCCGCTTGGGGATTAATCTACTGCAAACTCTCCTGTGCCTCGAGGACAAGACCTACTGTGAGAATTTCGAAGAGAATCGCTTCTCCGGATGCCTAGCAATTTGCTGTGTCATCCCAAAAGAAGCTTCAGAACACATCTGCAGAGAATTCTACACAAAACAGTCAAATTATTCTGTCAGCCGAAGAATATTGATGCTAGAAATTCTTGCTGAAGCATCCAAAGAACTgtcaaaaatccagaaaacccaATCAGATCCCCAGCAAAAAGACAACCTTCCCAAATCGGAGATCACGAGAAAATTCACAGTCTCAGAGCCAGATCGAATGAAGGAAGCTCGGGAGGTGATAGAGAAGAGAATCCTGGCAAAAACTCGAAGATTCGCCACAAAAACCCAAAATGTCGCAGCATCCGGAACAATAAATCGCTTTGCAGCAGTTTCAGGATCATTCTTCTGGCCATTGCTTCATGGATTTGGTCGGAATCAATTGATTCTGGAGTCCAAGCAGGGGAAATTGAAGCAAGAAACAGACACAGTTCTCCTAACAGCTTTCATCAAGACCCTCTCAGTTCTCATGATGTCATCACAGAATTGTCCAGGAGCAccaaaatatgcaaaagaaCTCTTTGCATTGGGAGCAGTTTTGAGATTTCACACTGATGCAGCAGTCAGATTGGCTGTCTTCCAGATGATTGGATCTATTCTCATGACTCTGCCAGGGGAAATGCTAAAAAGGGAGTTTCAGGACTATCTCCTGGAGCTGGTGAATTGGCTGACGGAGAGAGTTGGGAATAATGTGGTGAAGAAGGATCCGGATGAAGAGTGTAAAAATCTTGGGAGGCATCTTCTTGTTTTCTGCACAAATATCCTCAAAGAATTTAATTGA